A genomic region of Elaeis guineensis isolate ETL-2024a chromosome 9, EG11, whole genome shotgun sequence contains the following coding sequences:
- the LOC105051258 gene encoding chalcone isomerase-like protein 1, which yields MATVLKEEAFEKEESLKVAEMEKMVKGEKAEEGKEEKAVEEVRAKLEQHKVEEAKVVVEGDQKAKGKEEVGENVKMDIEPKTGVSFPVKLGDGQQLNAVGCRKKKILGLGVNIYAFGIYADNAMLKELLKTKFSKNPENPTKELYEAVIDSDISMTVRLVLVFRGLTMSLVKKNMDDGLAASIKKLTGGQKNEALTNKIMADADNRIKLPPGSVIEITRLPGYVLQTKVRDELVSKVESELLCRAYFHMYLGDDPFDMEAKERFGKSMLSLF from the exons GCGTTTGAGAAGGAGGAGAGTCTGAAGGTTGCTGAGATGGAAAAGATGGTTAAGGGAGAGAAGGCTGAGgaggggaaggaggagaaggcAGTGGAGGAGGTGAGGGCAAAGCTGGAGCAGCACAAAGTGGAGGAGGCCAAAGTGGTGGTCGAGGGAGATCAGAAAGCCAAAGGCAAGGAGGAAGTGGGGGAGAATGTTAAGATGGATATCGAACCCAAGACCGGAGTCTCCTTCCCAGTGAAGCTGGGAGATGGGCAGCAGCTGAACGCAGTGGgttgtaggaagaagaagatccTAGGCCTCGGTGTCAATATCTATGCCTTTG GTATATATGCCGATAATGCTATGCTGAAGGAGCTTCTTAAAACAAAGTTTAGCAAGAATCCAGAAAATCCTACCAAAGAATTGTACGAGGCAGTGATTGACAGCGATATCTCAATGACGGTCAGGTTGGTATTAGTCTTTAGAGGCCTCACCATGAGCCTCGTGAAAAAGAACATGGATGATGGCCTTGCGGCATCAATTAAGAAGCTTACTGGTGGTCAAAAGAATGAGGCTCTCACTAACAA GATCATGGCTGATGCAGATAATAGAATCAAGCTACCCCCGGGGTCGGTTATCGAGATAACAAGGCTACCTGGATATGTTCTCCAAACAAAAG TGAGGGATGAGTTAGTTAGCAAGGTGGAGAGTGAGCTGCTGTGCAGAGCCTACTTTCATATGTATTTGGGAGATGATCCATTTGACATGGAGGCTAAAGAAAGATTTGGAAAATCCATGCTCTCTCTTTTCTGA